In one window of Desulforhabdus amnigena DNA:
- a CDS encoding PEP/pyruvate-binding domain-containing protein, translated as MNEAINPAEPTMEFRLLDLVKAYRMYQQMMRYPHLVDEMRGLFLSALEEAGIGGRAMIEEAVRRFLAKKEEPFSEGDIPDFTGTFIDLYFAHHFSDEQIQNYIHLARKKDAFRRLNQILNMEGVTSGRIKKALKEFCAIPQGNLRISPDEAEGVRVSLINHFVSNQLAFIGIAKQYITIRDIDELLEHSYWNRRRSGRIGGKAAGMFLAGKILLPRFEERDPEIEKYLAIPESYYFNSGILSDFIDYNHLYSFHSQKYKSREAIEEEYENMEELLRRASFPPDVIEDFSVFLEKIGEHPLILRSSSLLEDNFGFTFSGKYESFFLANQGALQKRLNDFMWGMKQILKSTFSPAAILYRRDHNLLDFDERMSVLVQKVVGHRCGPYFLPFAAGVAFSQNMYTWSPVIRKEDGMVRLVLGLGTRAVDRTGPGYPLIVPLSHPLLRPEVSAERIKKYSQKMVDVIHMETGRFESVSYFDILEALDGSDLFHAVSVDQEGHLSPPLFKGQKIDKAQSCITFINFLSKTPFAALMKKILKRLQEAYGYPVDVEFAWDDEKLYLLQCRPLAIREHMASVIFPDHIPGERILFTNDRDLTHSSVKDIEYIVYVNPKGYARLSTFEERMAVARTVGKLNHLLEGKRYVLLGPARWGTTDINLGVKVSYADINHTLILGEIAFEEDGLIPEVSYGTHFYSDLVEARIIPLAIYPDQTGMVFNEAFLTDSPNILPELAPDLAPRAQVVRVLHVPSCTGGLFLQVLQDAENRKGVGFFAPAENRGKQV; from the coding sequence ATGAACGAAGCGATAAACCCGGCTGAGCCTACGATGGAATTCCGGCTGCTGGATCTCGTCAAAGCCTATCGCATGTACCAGCAAATGATGCGATATCCGCATCTTGTGGATGAAATGCGCGGGCTTTTCCTCTCTGCCCTCGAAGAAGCTGGAATCGGCGGGCGGGCGATGATCGAGGAAGCGGTGCGCAGGTTCCTGGCAAAAAAAGAAGAACCCTTCTCGGAAGGCGATATTCCGGATTTTACCGGCACCTTCATCGATCTCTACTTCGCACATCATTTCAGTGACGAACAAATTCAAAATTATATCCACCTGGCTCGGAAAAAAGATGCCTTTCGAAGGCTCAACCAGATCCTCAACATGGAAGGGGTCACATCGGGCCGCATCAAGAAAGCCTTGAAGGAGTTCTGCGCCATCCCCCAGGGCAACCTTCGCATTTCTCCCGATGAAGCCGAAGGCGTGCGCGTCTCCCTCATCAATCATTTTGTCTCCAACCAGCTTGCATTCATCGGCATCGCAAAACAATACATCACCATTCGAGATATCGACGAACTCCTGGAGCACTCCTACTGGAACCGTCGACGCTCCGGCAGAATCGGAGGAAAAGCGGCCGGAATGTTTCTGGCCGGAAAGATCCTTTTGCCGCGATTCGAAGAGAGGGACCCAGAAATCGAAAAATATCTCGCCATACCGGAATCCTATTATTTCAATTCAGGCATTTTGTCCGATTTCATCGATTATAACCACCTTTATTCCTTCCACAGCCAAAAGTACAAAAGCCGGGAAGCCATCGAGGAAGAATATGAGAACATGGAGGAACTGCTTCGAAGGGCATCCTTTCCCCCGGATGTCATCGAGGATTTCTCCGTTTTTCTGGAAAAGATCGGAGAACATCCCCTCATTCTGCGCTCTTCCAGCCTTCTCGAAGACAACTTCGGCTTCACATTCTCCGGGAAATACGAATCCTTTTTTCTTGCCAACCAAGGCGCCCTTCAAAAGCGCCTCAACGATTTCATGTGGGGCATGAAACAGATCCTGAAGAGCACCTTCAGTCCGGCGGCCATTCTCTACCGGCGCGACCACAATCTCCTCGACTTCGATGAACGCATGAGCGTTCTCGTGCAAAAAGTGGTGGGCCACCGGTGCGGGCCTTATTTTCTTCCCTTCGCGGCAGGCGTCGCCTTCTCTCAAAACATGTACACGTGGAGCCCCGTCATCCGGAAAGAAGACGGGATGGTGCGCCTGGTCCTGGGGCTCGGGACCCGCGCGGTGGACCGGACGGGCCCCGGCTATCCCCTCATCGTCCCCCTCAGCCACCCCCTCCTGAGGCCGGAAGTCTCGGCGGAGAGGATCAAAAAATATTCACAAAAAATGGTCGATGTCATCCACATGGAAACGGGACGTTTCGAATCCGTATCCTACTTTGACATTCTGGAGGCGCTGGATGGATCGGACCTCTTCCATGCCGTTTCCGTCGATCAGGAAGGGCACCTCTCCCCTCCTCTCTTCAAGGGGCAGAAGATCGACAAGGCACAGAGCTGCATCACCTTCATCAACTTCCTTTCCAAAACGCCCTTCGCGGCCCTGATGAAAAAAATCCTCAAACGGCTGCAGGAAGCCTATGGGTATCCGGTGGACGTGGAATTTGCCTGGGACGACGAAAAACTCTATCTTCTGCAGTGCCGACCGCTGGCGATCCGGGAACACATGGCCTCGGTCATTTTTCCGGATCACATTCCTGGGGAGCGGATCCTTTTCACCAACGACCGCGATTTGACTCACAGCTCCGTCAAGGACATCGAATACATCGTCTATGTCAACCCCAAGGGCTATGCGAGACTCTCAACCTTTGAGGAAAGAATGGCTGTGGCCCGCACCGTGGGAAAGCTCAACCATCTCCTTGAAGGCAAACGCTATGTCCTCCTGGGGCCTGCGAGATGGGGCACCACGGACATCAACCTGGGAGTGAAAGTCAGTTATGCAGATATCAACCACACGCTGATCCTGGGGGAAATCGCTTTCGAAGAGGATGGCCTCATTCCCGAAGTCTCCTATGGAACACATTTTTACAGCGACCTCGTGGAGGCGCGGATCATCCCTCTCGCTATCTACCCGGATCAAACCGGGATGGTTTTCAACGAAGCATTCCTCACGGACTCCCCGAATATTCTCCCGGAACTCGCTCCGGACCTTGCACCTAGGGCCCAGGTAGTTCGGGTCCTCCATGTTCCATCCTGCACCGGCGGGCTTTTCCTGCAGGTGCTTCAGGACGCCGAGAACCGGAAGGGAGTGGGTTTTTTCGCTCCTGCGGAAAATCGCGGGAAACAGGTGTGA
- a CDS encoding Glu/Leu/Phe/Val family dehydrogenase, producing MDEKFNPFAIAQQQIDKVAEKLGLDPAVHELLRWPMQEIKVTLPVKMDDGNTRIFHAFRVQYNTARGPAKGGIRWHPQETIDTVRALAAWMTWKTSVVDIPLGGGKGGIICNPKELSETEKERLARAYIRALARSLGVTKDVPAPDVYTTPQIMAWMMDEYEKIMGESHPGVITGKPIAIGGSMGRGDATARGGIYVTKEAAAAFEMDLKGKTMAVMGFGNAGQNAALLGEEILGLRLVAASDSKGGVYNPKGIDARALVDYKIKNGTLKGFPDTEDITNQELLELDVTVLFPAALENVILKENAPRIKCKICCELANGPTTPEADAILNDKGILVLPDFLANAGGVTVSYFEQVQNAYNLYWELQEVHWRLEKKMRRAFKSVHEMSQTNKLPLREAAYLVAVARVAEACRLRGWV from the coding sequence ATGGATGAAAAATTCAACCCCTTTGCCATCGCTCAGCAGCAAATCGATAAGGTTGCGGAAAAGCTCGGTCTCGATCCGGCCGTTCACGAACTGCTCCGGTGGCCCATGCAGGAAATCAAGGTGACCCTGCCCGTCAAAATGGACGATGGAAACACCAGAATATTCCACGCCTTCCGGGTCCAGTACAACACGGCCCGCGGCCCGGCAAAAGGAGGGATCCGCTGGCATCCACAGGAAACCATCGACACAGTGCGGGCCCTCGCCGCATGGATGACCTGGAAAACATCGGTGGTGGACATCCCTCTGGGCGGCGGAAAAGGGGGAATCATCTGCAATCCCAAGGAACTCTCAGAAACGGAAAAGGAGCGGCTTGCAAGAGCTTACATCCGGGCTCTGGCGCGTTCCCTTGGAGTCACCAAAGATGTTCCCGCGCCGGACGTCTACACCACCCCGCAAATCATGGCATGGATGATGGACGAATACGAAAAGATCATGGGGGAGAGCCATCCGGGCGTCATCACGGGAAAACCCATCGCTATCGGTGGATCGATGGGACGGGGCGACGCTACGGCCCGGGGGGGGATCTATGTCACCAAAGAGGCGGCCGCAGCATTCGAAATGGACCTCAAGGGAAAGACCATGGCCGTCATGGGTTTTGGAAATGCGGGGCAAAATGCAGCCCTGCTGGGCGAAGAAATCCTTGGCCTCAGGCTGGTGGCGGCCTCGGATTCCAAGGGGGGTGTTTACAATCCAAAAGGGATCGACGCCAGAGCCCTCGTCGATTACAAGATCAAGAACGGCACGCTTAAAGGCTTTCCCGACACAGAAGACATCACCAACCAGGAACTGTTGGAACTGGATGTTACCGTTCTTTTTCCGGCGGCGCTGGAAAACGTGATCCTCAAAGAAAATGCGCCCCGTATCAAGTGCAAGATCTGCTGCGAACTGGCCAACGGCCCCACGACTCCCGAAGCGGACGCCATTCTGAACGACAAAGGCATTCTCGTTCTGCCCGACTTTCTCGCCAATGCCGGCGGTGTCACCGTTTCCTACTTTGAGCAGGTGCAAAACGCCTACAATCTATACTGGGAACTCCAGGAAGTGCACTGGAGGCTCGAGAAAAAAATGAGACGCGCCTTCAAGAGCGTCCACGAAATGAGCCAGACCAACAAGCTCCCCCTGCGGGAAGCTGCCTACCTGGTGGCTGTCGCCAGAGTGGCCGAAGCGTGCAGACTTCGCGGCTGGGTCTGA
- a CDS encoding cyclic nucleotide-binding domain-containing protein: protein MAHSSTCSLDHSGGRCEMDANLEIYRNVAAFSGIPIERLKLLAYLSKRVYYRAGEFLFHHGDIDDRAYLILSGKAQVIRELSDHSVFLHEFTEGDFFGGLALLSDIKRRFSIKAITDLECLTINRESFQKLLLQFPEIAIKMLDPMIKRMVQMEEEFLKAKTNQCLYG from the coding sequence ATGGCACATAGCAGTACCTGCTCATTGGATCACAGTGGCGGCCGCTGCGAAATGGATGCAAACCTGGAAATTTACCGGAACGTAGCCGCTTTTTCCGGAATTCCCATCGAACGCCTCAAGCTGCTCGCATATCTAAGCAAGCGGGTATACTACCGGGCGGGAGAATTTCTTTTTCACCATGGAGACATCGATGATCGCGCCTATCTGATCCTTTCCGGCAAGGCGCAGGTGATCAGGGAATTGAGCGATCATTCCGTTTTTCTGCACGAATTTACGGAAGGCGACTTTTTCGGCGGGCTAGCCCTTTTGTCCGATATCAAACGGCGCTTTTCCATCAAGGCCATTACAGACCTCGAGTGCCTGACCATCAACCGGGAAAGCTTCCAAAAACTGCTGCTACAATTCCCTGAAATTGCCATAAAAATGTTGGACCCCATGATCAAGCGCATGGTCCAAATGGAGGAAGAATTCCTGAAAGCAAAAACCAACCAGTGCCTTTACGGTTGA